TCGCCTGATGGGCGGCAGCTCGCGCTCGAGATCGGAGGTGCGAACCAGGCACTGTGGACTTACGACCTATCGCGCACCACGATGACGCGGCTCGCCTACGGCTACGACAACCAGTACCCCATTTGGAGCATTGACGCGAAGCGCGTGACGTTCACTTCAAATCGCGGCGGCCAGAAGAATTTGTTCTCGCAGCGTGCCGACGGGAGTGACGATGCCGAGCGCCTCACCGAAAGCGATCAGCCGCAACAGGCGGGCTCGTGGTCCCCCGACGGCGCGACGCTCGCGTTCGAGGAGCAGCATTACCAGACGAATTGGGACCTGTGGTTGCTCTCGGCGGATGGAACGACGCGACCGTTCCTGCAGTCGCCCTTCGTGGAGCGGCACCCTGCATTCTCTCCCGACGGTCGTTTCGTCGCGTACGAATCAGACGAATCGGGTCGGCCCGAGATTCACGTGCGCTCGTTCCCGGATGGCGGCGAGAAGTGGCAAGTCTCGACCAACGGAGGCCACGATGCCGCGTGGGGCGCCGACGGCCGCGAGCTCTTCTATCGCAACGGCCAACAGTTTCTCGTCGTCGAGACCGACCTCTCGGGAGAGCTCGTGCTCGGAGAACCTGAGTTGCTGTTCGAGCGGACCACCGACGTCGTCGCCTACGATGTCATGCCGGATTCCGAGCGGTTCGTTGTGGCCGAAGCCAAAGAAGAAGTTCTCCCGACACGGCTGAACCTCGTTCTGAACTGGTCGCGAGAGCTAGAACGCTTGCGGTGATGAGTTCCGGTGGGAACACGTCATTATCGTCTGCGTTCGCGACGTCGACCAGGGATGAGACGTCACGGAACGAGCAAGGACTGCTCGGAAGCAAGGAGCCAAAAGCTAAGCTAGAATAAAAGAAGTCATGGCCACGACGATGGAAACCTGGGACAAGAAGCGTGGCTACGTGTACCCCCACATCCGGAAGGTCGAGGGCATATGTGCCGGTCGGCCTTGCATCGATGGGACGAGGGTGCGCGTGCTCGACATCGTCTTCCTGGAGAAAAGGGGCTACACCACTGAGCAAATGCTCGAGCAGTACCCTGACTTGAGCCAGGCACAGGTCTACGCGGCGCTCACCTACTATCACGACAACCGGGCAGAAATCGACGCGTATGTCGCGGAAGACGAAGCGTCGGAAGAAAGATTCGAGCGCGATAGGGCCGAGTTTCTCAGCAAACGCCGAGCCTCGACCCCGCGTTAGCGTGGCTGGTCGATTTCCCCTCTATACCGACAACGACGTCCGTGGCGACCTTGTGAAAGCTCTCCGACGAGCTGGCTGGGACGTTGTCCGAGGCGTCGATACACTCCCTGAGGCTGCTCTGGATTTCGAGCACTTCGAGAAAGCCTCCGAGCTCGGTCGCGTTTTCGTGACGAACGACCAGCCCTCGGTAGTCGTCGCCCACAGATGGATAGAAGAAGGCCGCCGTTTCAACGGAATGATCACCTGGCCACGAGCCCACTATGATCGCATGACCTTCGACGATATCGTTCGGAAGTTCGAGGAACTGGCTGCCAAAGATGAACCACTCGACCCCGACTATCCGATTGTTCGCTTCAAGCCAGACTAGCACCGTGTCGCTGCTCTCGAGTTCTTGCACGCGTCATCACGCACGTCGCTGAGCCGAGGCGACACCTGCACTTGCTATTGTTACATTGCTCCAACGCTGTAAGGGCTTTCTGTGACTTGAGGTCGCCGACGCTCGAACGCTGCCTTGAGCTCTAGTTGCTGGGAACCAGTCGCTTCAGCTCTTCGCCCCAGTTCTGGACGAGCACGAGCTCGGTCGGTGAGGTCTCTCGCTCAGGCTGTTTCTCTACCATTACGAAACGGCCGTCGGGCGCCAGGTCATAGAATTCGTACGCGCCTATATCCAAAAGAGTGCGCGGTTGTCCGAGCTCCAGCTCATTGCCGTCCGCATTCGCGATGTCGACCACCATCAATTTGTCCTCGTGAAAGTAGAAGATCTCACGCCCGTCCTGTCCCCAAAGAGCGCCTTCCCCCCCGCCGGTCGAGACTTGCCACTTGCGCGAAGGACCGCCAAAAGATCGTATGTAGACTTCGTAGCGACCGGTCTCATCGGATTCGTACGCGACCCAGCGCCCGTTGGGAGAGAACATGGTGAACCGCTCGCTGGCCTTCGTTTGGACGAAAGGCTCCGGTGCCGAGCTACCGCCTGGCGTCAACACCCATAGGTCGATTCCAGTCTCCGGATGGTACTCCTGGTAGATCAGGCTCTTTCCATCCGGCGAAAATGCGGGCCCTCCGTGAATGTGCTCGCTCGTCGTCAACCGCTCGGCTTCGATGCTGCCGTCGGATACCTGCGCGAAGATATTGAACGTGCCGCCACGGTTCGATGTGAACGCCAACCGGCTGCCATCGGGCGAGAATGCGGGCGACAGATTGTCGAACTCGCGCGTGAGCCGTCCCAATGTCCCGCGTTGGATGTCGTACACCCAGGTACTCACGTTGGCGCCGCTCATGACGAGGGCCAAGTAGCGACCGTCGGGAGAAATCCGGACGTCGCCGAACGACCGGGGTTCATCGATCAGGAGCTCACGATGACCTTCGCGGTCGACCCAGAAGACCCGGGGGAACGCGGTCGGTGCCTGGCCGGGTGCGTAGAGGAGCGTCCCGTCTCCTGACACGTCGAAGTCGGCTTTTCCCCCAGTGGGCGACATGTTCACGCCTTCGACGACGGGAACGGGACTGCCTCTCACTTCGAGCGCACCGAGATCGAAGGGCACCGCGAAGAGCTTGAACCCCCGCGCGTAGACCAGGTGCCCCGTGGGGCTGTAGCGCGCGCAGGTCCCTCCTTCGAGGACGACTTTGTATTCCCGGCTGTCGAGATCGAGGACGGCGATGGAGGCCTCGTCGAAGGAGAGAATATCCGCGCGGCCGAGCGTGAACAGAACCACCTTGCCTCCTGGTAGAACCTGAGGAAATTTGTGCATGGACTCGAGCTTCTCCCGAGGCGGCGTCGTGAGAACTTCGGAGGGGCCGCCGGTCTCGTGAATTCGCGTGAGCCCAAAGTTCTCCCGGTGGAAGAAGACGATGGAGCCGTCGGGCCCCCAGCTTCCACTCTTCCAGCCACCTTGGACCACCTTTACCGGTGCTCCGCCACCAAGCGACACCTTCATGATCCATTCGTCATCGACGGAATAGCCCAACCACTGGCCGTCCGATGAGAAGAACGGGCCTCCACCCCTGTCCGTTCCCTCGATGACTCGCGCTGCCAACTCATCCAGTCCCCGAAAGTAGATCCGGCTCGAGCCCTCTTTGCGGCCAACATAGGCCAAGGATCGTCCATCTCGAGAGAGGGCCACCGCGGGCGCGGTGGCATCCCAGAGTTCGACGCCCGGTTCG
This portion of the Vicinamibacteria bacterium genome encodes:
- a CDS encoding DUF433 domain-containing protein → MATTMETWDKKRGYVYPHIRKVEGICAGRPCIDGTRVRVLDIVFLEKRGYTTEQMLEQYPDLSQAQVYAALTYYHDNRAEIDAYVAEDEASEERFERDRAEFLSKRRASTPR
- a CDS encoding protein kinase, with product MIGPVFYTSCPGLRHLRFVVADDPSAIVPSRVVQAGRRLAHYEILEPIGKGAMGEVYRARDSKLGRDVAIKVLAREFVRDPERLSRFEREAKLLAQLNHSNIATLHGLEESSGQPVLVMELVEGESLDERIAKGPLEVGEAVALAIQVAEGLEAAHDKGIVHRDLKPANIKLTPEGRIKVLDFGLAKAFGNEGLAVDGSQSPTIARGETSAGMILGTASYMSPEQARGQSVDKRTDIWAFGCVLFEMLTGRKAFPGDSVADILAAVVKTEPDWESLPKQTPRKIRELLRRCLRREAARRLRDIGDARLEMEEALAEPFEKVPVVERRGALGVRWLAAAVTTALVSIGLLVWNVTRSEPRPVTRSIIPLEPGVELWDATAPAVALSRDGRSLAYVGRKEGSSRIYFRGLDELAARVIEGTDRGGGPFFSSDGQWLGYSVDDEWIMKVSLGGGAPVKVVQGGWKSGSWGPDGSIVFFHRENFGLTRIHETGGPSEVLTTPPREKLESMHKFPQVLPGGKVVLFTLGRADILSFDEASIAVLDLDSREYKVVLEGGTCARYSPTGHLVYARGFKLFAVPFDLGALEVRGSPVPVVEGVNMSPTGGKADFDVSGDGTLLYAPGQAPTAFPRVFWVDREGHRELLIDEPRSFGDVRISPDGRYLALVMSGANVSTWVYDIQRGTLGRLTREFDNLSPAFSPDGSRLAFTSNRGGTFNIFAQVSDGSIEAERLTTSEHIHGGPAFSPDGKSLIYQEYHPETGIDLWVLTPGGSSAPEPFVQTKASERFTMFSPNGRWVAYESDETGRYEVYIRSFGGPSRKWQVSTGGGEGALWGQDGREIFYFHEDKLMVVDIANADGNELELGQPRTLLDIGAYEFYDLAPDGRFVMVEKQPERETSPTELVLVQNWGEELKRLVPSN